A genomic stretch from Sphingobacterium sp. ML3W includes:
- a CDS encoding cation diffusion facilitator family transporter, giving the protein MSRQTRLVLLSLFTGIGLMIIKFVAYFLTDSSAIFTDAAESIVNVVASGFAFYSIYLAAQPKDENHPYGHGKVEFFSVFLEGGLIFIAGAIILAKACYNIFFPAEITHLEQGIYLIGITSLINFAVGLYIMKRGRALGSITLVADGKHLQVDAYSTIGLILGLILMKLTGFQWIDVVISIILGLFILFNGYKLLRQSIGGLMDESDTELVQDVVGILERNRKAEWIDVHNLRVQRYGNELHVDCHLTLPSYLDLVKVHDEISAVDKIVNKEMSVRTEFFVHADPCLPQCCRYCQVTDCPIRSEQFKGKIAWNMDKVTRNQKHFSYAVAD; this is encoded by the coding sequence ATGTCGAGACAAACAAGATTGGTTTTATTATCGTTGTTTACGGGAATAGGCTTAATGATCATTAAGTTTGTTGCCTATTTTTTAACAGATTCCAGCGCCATCTTTACAGATGCTGCCGAGAGTATCGTCAATGTTGTGGCCTCAGGTTTCGCATTTTATAGCATCTATCTTGCTGCGCAACCTAAAGATGAAAACCATCCTTATGGACATGGTAAAGTTGAGTTTTTCTCTGTTTTCCTTGAGGGCGGGCTGATCTTTATCGCTGGTGCGATTATTTTGGCCAAAGCCTGTTACAATATCTTTTTCCCAGCAGAAATTACGCATCTCGAACAAGGGATCTATTTGATTGGAATTACCTCGCTGATCAATTTTGCTGTGGGACTTTATATCATGAAAAGAGGGCGTGCCTTGGGATCCATTACTTTGGTGGCGGATGGCAAACACCTGCAGGTGGATGCTTACAGTACAATCGGCTTGATATTGGGCTTAATTCTGATGAAGCTAACGGGATTCCAATGGATCGACGTGGTAATCTCTATTATATTGGGACTTTTTATCTTATTCAATGGCTACAAATTGCTTCGGCAGTCTATCGGTGGCCTGATGGATGAATCGGATACCGAACTTGTGCAGGATGTGGTGGGTATTTTGGAACGTAACCGTAAAGCGGAGTGGATTGATGTGCATAATCTTCGGGTGCAGCGCTATGGCAACGAACTGCATGTGGATTGCCATCTGACCTTGCCCAGTTACCTTGATTTAGTGAAGGTACACGATGAAATTTCGGCTGTCGATAAGATTGTCAATAAGGAAATGTCTGTTCGCACTGAGTTTTTTGTACATGCGGACCCTTGTCTCCCACAATGTTGCCGTTATTGCCAGGTGACGGACTGTCCAATACGTTCGGAACAATTTAAAGGTAAGATCGCCTGGAATATGGATAAGGTGACCCGCAACCAAAAGCATTTTTCCTACGCAGTGGCGGATTAA
- a CDS encoding amino acid permease → MLFKKSIPKLIAEANENGEHTLKRTLTSGGLIALGVGAIIGAGLFSLTGIAAAENAGPAVILSFIIAAVGCAFAGLCYAEFASMIPVAGSAYTYSYATMGEFVAWIIGWDLVLEYALAGATVAVSWSQYFNQLLMIFHIHLPDALLKGPWEGGMVNLPAIIIVCLLSLLLMRGTQESSRVNNILVILKVGVVLIFIALGWSFINPANHDPFIPVNAGEEMVKNGQQGFWAFLKSDDFGHFGISGVLRAAGVVFFAFIGFDAVSTAAQEAKNPKKGMPIGIIGSLIICTLLYVLFSYVMTGIENYTMFKGDAKPVATAFAKTGYHFLNTALIITIIAGYTSVILVMLLGQSRVFYSMSKDGLLPKIFSDLSKRQTPWKTNAIFMVFVSIFAGFVPVSDLGHMVSIGTLFAFTLVCVGILVLRKTDPNLERPFKTPLVPFVPVMGIIVCVLMMASLPIESWERLAIWLALGLLIYFVYGKKHSVIRKQHRDQQGIE, encoded by the coding sequence ATGCTATTTAAAAAATCGATTCCTAAACTGATTGCTGAGGCAAATGAAAATGGTGAACATACACTGAAACGAACATTAACAAGTGGCGGATTAATTGCGCTAGGCGTTGGAGCTATCATTGGAGCAGGACTATTTTCCCTAACCGGAATTGCTGCTGCAGAGAATGCTGGTCCCGCTGTTATCCTATCTTTTATTATCGCTGCCGTTGGTTGTGCTTTTGCAGGTCTCTGTTACGCCGAATTTGCATCCATGATTCCGGTCGCTGGAAGCGCCTACACCTATTCTTACGCAACGATGGGTGAATTCGTTGCCTGGATCATCGGATGGGATCTTGTATTGGAGTACGCACTAGCGGGTGCTACTGTAGCCGTCAGTTGGTCGCAATACTTTAATCAGCTCCTGATGATTTTCCACATCCATCTACCCGACGCGCTGCTAAAAGGCCCCTGGGAAGGTGGTATGGTTAATTTACCAGCCATCATTATTGTATGTTTGCTTTCTCTGCTATTAATGCGTGGAACACAGGAATCATCGCGTGTAAACAATATCCTAGTAATCTTAAAGGTAGGCGTTGTATTGATTTTTATTGCATTGGGATGGAGCTTTATCAACCCTGCAAACCACGATCCTTTTATCCCGGTAAATGCTGGTGAGGAAATGGTCAAAAATGGACAGCAAGGCTTTTGGGCTTTTCTAAAGAGCGATGACTTCGGTCATTTTGGAATCAGCGGTGTATTGCGTGCGGCGGGTGTTGTATTCTTTGCTTTCATTGGTTTTGATGCTGTAAGTACGGCTGCCCAAGAGGCGAAAAATCCGAAAAAAGGAATGCCAATTGGTATCATCGGATCATTGATTATCTGTACCCTTCTTTATGTATTGTTCTCCTATGTAATGACAGGTATTGAAAATTATACCATGTTTAAAGGCGACGCCAAACCAGTAGCCACAGCATTTGCGAAAACAGGATATCATTTTCTGAATACAGCATTAATTATTACGATTATTGCAGGTTATACATCTGTTATTCTTGTCATGTTACTTGGACAAAGCCGGGTATTCTACTCCATGAGTAAAGATGGCTTGCTTCCAAAAATATTTTCTGATCTTTCCAAAAGACAGACCCCTTGGAAAACAAATGCAATCTTTATGGTATTCGTAAGTATCTTCGCTGGATTTGTTCCTGTCTCCGACCTTGGTCACATGGTGAGTATCGGTACCTTATTTGCCTTTACATTGGTTTGTGTAGGTATATTGGTCCTCCGCAAAACCGATCCCAATCTAGAACGTCCATTCAAAACACCTTTAGTGCCTTTTGTTCCAGTTATGGGTATCATTGTCTGTGTACTGATGATGGCCTCACTACCTATCGAAAGCTGGGAACGTCTGGCAATCTGGTTAGCCCTAGGTCTATTGATTTACTTTGTGTACGGTAAAAAGCATAGTGTTATCCGCAAACAACACCGAGATCAACAAGGTATAGAATAA
- a CDS encoding serine hydrolase, which yields MSKIFLSFTLLFLSLCSFGQKRSTDKKLEKQIKQLIQDFQGEVGIYVHDLKKHKEVNIGADSIFPTASVVKIPILVGVFDKIEKGQLQLDQEYVYRESQKYGGSGLMQFFKDSSKVDLKTLVALMLSYSDNVTSIWNQKLAGGGIAINKLMSDLQLQHTRVNSQTEGRKADWEKYGWGQTTPKEMADLLTLIRQGKVVSVKSSDRMYRFLGNMFYDERGLSQIPATVKAASKTGSLDDVRNEVILVNAPKGDYVFSIFTKNNQDKSWGKTNAAEVLTRNLSKLLWDYYNK from the coding sequence ATGAGTAAAATTTTCCTATCATTTACGTTACTATTCCTGTCTTTGTGTTCTTTCGGGCAAAAACGAAGTACAGATAAAAAACTTGAAAAACAGATAAAACAGCTTATTCAGGATTTTCAGGGAGAAGTAGGCATCTATGTACATGACCTCAAGAAACACAAGGAAGTTAACATCGGAGCCGATAGTATCTTTCCTACAGCAAGTGTTGTCAAGATCCCAATTTTAGTGGGCGTCTTTGATAAAATTGAAAAAGGACAGCTGCAATTGGACCAAGAGTATGTCTATCGTGAAAGTCAAAAGTATGGTGGCTCGGGTCTGATGCAATTTTTTAAGGACAGTAGCAAAGTTGATCTCAAAACACTTGTCGCTCTCATGCTCTCCTATAGTGACAATGTAACAAGCATCTGGAATCAAAAGCTCGCTGGTGGTGGAATAGCAATCAACAAGTTGATGAGCGACCTTCAATTACAGCATACCCGTGTCAATTCACAAACGGAAGGAAGAAAAGCTGATTGGGAAAAATACGGTTGGGGACAGACCACACCCAAAGAGATGGCAGATCTCCTAACCTTGATCCGTCAGGGAAAAGTAGTCTCCGTAAAATCTTCTGATCGGATGTATCGTTTTCTGGGCAATATGTTCTATGATGAAAGAGGGCTTTCCCAGATTCCAGCTACAGTCAAGGCAGCCTCTAAAACTGGCTCCCTGGATGATGTACGTAACGAAGTAATTTTGGTCAATGCACCTAAGGGTGACTATGTATTCAGTATATTCACCAAAAACAATCAGGATAAGAGCTGGGGTAAAACCAATGCTGCGGAAGTGTTGACACGCAATCTCTCCAAATTACTATGGGATTACTACAACAAATAA
- a CDS encoding tetrahydrofolate dehydrogenase/cyclohydrolase catalytic domain-containing protein, with protein MNLLDGKLVSEKIKEQIALDAAEFTTQTGRKPHLVAILVGNDGGSETYVASKMRNCQLVGFESTNIRYDESISEEELIAKVKEINKDDTIDGLIVQLPLPKHIDPDKVTEAIDYRKDVDGFHPINLGRMQRNLPCFIPATPYGIMLMLDYYKIETAGKHAVVVGRSNIVGSPISILLARNANPGNCTVTLTHSRTKDLKTEVLRGDIVVAAIGRKNFVTANMVKEGAVVIDVGINRETSTETKSGFKLYGDVDFEHVAPKASWITPVPGGVGLMTIVGLLKNTLEAAKGTIYPKQ; from the coding sequence ATGAATCTATTAGATGGTAAACTAGTTTCCGAAAAAATCAAAGAACAGATTGCGCTGGACGCAGCCGAATTTACAACACAAACTGGCCGTAAACCGCATTTGGTGGCTATCCTTGTCGGTAATGATGGTGGTAGTGAGACCTACGTGGCCAGCAAAATGCGCAATTGTCAATTGGTCGGCTTTGAATCTACAAATATCCGTTACGATGAAAGTATCAGCGAAGAAGAATTGATCGCTAAGGTCAAAGAAATCAACAAAGATGATACGATCGACGGTCTGATCGTTCAATTGCCTTTACCAAAACATATTGATCCGGACAAAGTTACCGAAGCAATTGATTACCGCAAAGATGTGGATGGATTTCACCCGATCAACTTGGGGCGTATGCAACGTAATCTTCCTTGTTTTATCCCAGCGACACCTTATGGTATTATGCTGATGCTTGATTATTACAAAATTGAGACAGCGGGTAAACATGCTGTGGTTGTAGGTCGTAGCAATATTGTTGGTTCGCCGATAAGCATCTTATTGGCTCGCAATGCCAATCCTGGAAACTGTACTGTCACGTTAACACATAGCCGTACTAAAGATCTTAAAACTGAGGTCTTGCGTGGTGATATCGTCGTGGCGGCTATCGGTAGAAAGAATTTTGTTACTGCGAATATGGTCAAAGAGGGGGCAGTGGTAATTGATGTGGGTATCAATAGAGAAACCTCTACTGAAACAAAATCTGGATTTAAATTATATGGTGACGTGGACTTTGAACATGTAGCACCTAAAGCTTCCTGGATTACTCCGGTACCGGGTGGTGTTGGTTTGATGACTATCGTTGGATTATTGAAAAATACATTGGAAGCGGCGAAGGGAACAATTTACCCAAAACAATAA
- a CDS encoding Rrf2 family transcriptional regulator: MLHNLRFATALHIMVLAQLEESEQWLSSEYIASSIQVNAVVVRKEIASLKAAALLVSKEGKGGGIRINKEKERISLADIYQSTKQNELLGKFNNPNPACIVGKNINAKLQDLYQEVDTDIVARLGKMTLVDFSKTFN, from the coding sequence ATGTTACACAACTTGAGATTTGCAACAGCTTTACATATTATGGTCTTAGCACAATTGGAGGAGTCCGAACAGTGGCTCTCTTCCGAATACATCGCGTCAAGCATCCAGGTAAATGCTGTTGTAGTCCGCAAGGAGATCGCTTCGCTGAAAGCAGCAGCTTTACTAGTCAGTAAAGAGGGCAAAGGCGGAGGGATTCGCATAAACAAGGAAAAAGAGCGCATCAGCCTTGCAGACATCTATCAAAGTACAAAACAAAATGAGCTATTGGGTAAATTCAACAATCCCAATCCAGCTTGTATTGTAGGTAAAAACATCAATGCCAAATTGCAGGATCTTTATCAGGAAGTCGACACTGATATTGTAGCGCGTTTGGGAAAAATGACGCTGGTAGATTTTAGTAAAACATTTAATTAA
- a CDS encoding NAD(P)H-binding protein — protein sequence MKVAVIGSTGYVGTHLVKELVDRNYQVVALARHTDSIPSNDKITKVQVDINNHEQLVNALTGADVVISAFNAGWTNPNLYEDFTKGALAIQQAVKDAGIKRFIVVGGAGSLLIDGNRLVDSPDFPQEIKPGALAAADYLDTIRKEEQLNWTMISPAIEMNPHAGGTRTGNYRTGLDAPVFDQEGRSRLSVEDLAVAIVDEIENKQFTNKRFTAAY from the coding sequence ATGAAAGTAGCAGTAATTGGATCCACAGGATACGTAGGAACACATCTTGTCAAAGAATTGGTTGACCGCAACTACCAAGTCGTAGCACTTGCTCGTCATACAGATAGCATTCCATCAAACGACAAAATAACGAAAGTACAAGTTGACATCAACAATCATGAACAGTTGGTAAATGCTTTAACAGGCGCCGATGTAGTTATTTCCGCGTTTAATGCGGGCTGGACTAACCCTAACCTTTACGAAGATTTTACCAAGGGCGCTTTAGCAATTCAACAAGCCGTTAAGGATGCAGGCATTAAACGATTTATTGTTGTTGGTGGAGCTGGAAGCTTATTAATTGATGGCAATCGTCTGGTCGATTCACCAGATTTCCCTCAGGAAATCAAACCCGGAGCTTTGGCTGCCGCAGATTATCTTGATACCATTCGCAAGGAAGAACAACTAAACTGGACCATGATCAGCCCTGCCATCGAGATGAATCCGCATGCTGGCGGTACACGCACGGGCAATTATCGCACGGGGTTGGATGCACCAGTATTTGATCAAGAAGGGCGCTCGAGACTATCAGTTGAAGATCTTGCCGTCGCCATCGTGGACGAGATCGAGAACAAACAGTTTACAAACAAACGTTTTACAGCTGCCTACTAA
- a CDS encoding pyridoxal phosphate-dependent aminotransferase, with protein sequence MSTSSYLSDRINNLSESATLKMTKLGRELAAKGVNVISLSVGEPDFNTPEHVKDAAKKALDENWTRYSPVPGYPELRQAIVNKLKTENNLDYDISQIVVSTGAKQSLSNVILTLINPGDEVVIPTPYWVSYSEMVVLAEGKSVFINTEIENNFKITPAQLEAAITPKTKLFMFSSPNNPTGTVYSKDELAALAEVFEKHPQIFILSDEIYEHINFVDKHESIAQFDSIKDRVIIINGFSKAFAMTGWRLGYIAANKTIAAANDKLQGQTTSGTCSISQRAGIVAYEQGLASVNKMKEAFARRRQLVFDLLSDIPGVRTNLPEGAFYFFPEISSFFGKKDQDGNIIKNSSDLALYLLNVGHVATVGGDSFGNDNYIRLSYAASDESLIEALKRIKEALGKLA encoded by the coding sequence ATGAGCACATCATCATACTTATCAGACAGGATAAATAATTTGTCCGAATCGGCTACACTTAAAATGACCAAGTTGGGCCGCGAATTAGCAGCAAAAGGCGTTAATGTAATTAGCCTTAGCGTAGGTGAACCTGATTTTAACACGCCTGAACATGTAAAAGATGCAGCAAAGAAGGCCCTGGATGAAAACTGGACACGTTATTCGCCAGTACCCGGATACCCTGAATTGCGTCAGGCGATTGTGAATAAATTGAAGACAGAGAATAATCTGGACTATGATATTTCGCAGATCGTTGTTTCAACAGGTGCAAAACAATCTCTGTCTAATGTGATCTTAACATTGATCAATCCAGGTGATGAAGTAGTTATTCCTACACCATATTGGGTGTCCTACTCAGAGATGGTTGTTTTAGCAGAAGGAAAATCAGTATTTATCAATACCGAGATCGAAAATAACTTTAAGATTACACCTGCACAATTGGAAGCGGCTATTACGCCAAAAACCAAACTTTTTATGTTCTCTTCACCAAACAATCCAACTGGAACAGTTTATAGTAAAGATGAGCTAGCTGCATTGGCTGAAGTTTTCGAGAAGCATCCACAGATATTCATTCTATCTGATGAGATCTATGAGCACATCAACTTTGTGGACAAACACGAATCCATTGCACAGTTTGACAGCATCAAAGATCGTGTTATTATCATCAATGGTTTCTCAAAAGCCTTTGCGATGACGGGTTGGCGTTTGGGCTATATTGCAGCCAACAAAACTATTGCGGCAGCAAATGATAAATTGCAGGGCCAGACAACATCAGGAACTTGCTCGATTTCACAACGTGCAGGTATTGTTGCATACGAACAAGGATTAGCGTCAGTCAACAAGATGAAAGAAGCCTTTGCGCGTCGTCGTCAATTGGTCTTTGATCTATTGAGCGATATCCCGGGGGTACGCACCAACCTTCCAGAAGGTGCATTCTATTTCTTCCCTGAAATTTCATCCTTCTTTGGCAAAAAAGACCAAGATGGCAATATCATTAAAAATTCATCTGATCTAGCTTTATATTTATTGAATGTTGGTCACGTCGCAACAGTAGGTGGTGACTCTTTCGGTAATGACAACTACATTCGTTTATCTTATGCTGCTTCTGACGAAAGTCTGATCGAAGCATTAAAGCGAATCAAAGAAGCATTAGGCAAATTAGCATAA
- the lepA gene encoding translation elongation factor 4: MKHIRNFCIIAHIDHGKSTLADRLLEYTNTISQREAQAQLLDNMDLERERGITIKSHAIQMNYTKDGQEYILNLIDTPGHVDFSYEVSRSIAACEGALLIVDASQGIQAQTISNLYLALEHDLEIIPILNKMDLPGAMPEEVKDQIVDLIGGERDAIIPASGKTGLGVPDILEAIVARIPHPVGDADAPLQALIFDSVFNSFRGIMAYFKVENGEIRKGDRVKFVATGKEYFADEIGTLKLNQVPKEVIKTGDVGYIISGIKEAREVKVGDTITHKDRPCGAAIQGFEEVKPMVFAGIYPVDTEDYEELRESMHRLQLNDASLVFEPESSAALGFGFRCGFLGMLHMEIIQERLEREFDMTVITTVPNVSYKAYMTKDKEEVIVHNPSDLPDPSKLDSIEEPYIKANIITKSDFVGPIMSLCIQKRGTIMNQHYLTSDRVELVFEMPMGEIVFDFYDKLKTISKGYASFDYHQIGYRTSDLVKLDIRLNDEPVDALSSLIHRSNAYDFGKKICEKLKELLPRQQFEIRIQASIGAKIIARETISALRKDVTAKCYGGDISRKRKLLEKQKKGKKRMRQVGNVEIPQSAFMAVLKLD, encoded by the coding sequence ATGAAGCACATTCGTAATTTCTGTATTATTGCGCATATTGACCATGGCAAAAGTACTTTGGCAGATCGCCTTTTAGAGTATACCAATACCATCAGTCAACGCGAAGCACAGGCACAATTACTTGATAATATGGATTTGGAACGTGAACGTGGTATTACGATCAAGAGTCACGCCATCCAAATGAATTATACAAAAGATGGCCAGGAATATATCTTGAATCTAATTGATACTCCTGGGCACGTCGATTTTTCCTATGAAGTATCCCGTTCTATCGCAGCCTGTGAAGGGGCGTTGTTAATTGTGGATGCATCACAGGGGATTCAGGCGCAAACAATCTCAAACTTATATTTGGCTTTAGAGCATGACTTGGAAATCATCCCGATCTTAAATAAGATGGATCTTCCGGGCGCGATGCCTGAAGAGGTAAAAGATCAGATCGTCGATTTGATCGGTGGTGAACGTGATGCAATTATTCCTGCTTCTGGAAAGACAGGCCTTGGGGTTCCAGATATCCTGGAAGCTATTGTTGCACGGATTCCACACCCTGTAGGTGATGCTGATGCACCGCTACAAGCGTTGATCTTTGACTCTGTATTCAACTCATTCCGTGGTATCATGGCCTATTTCAAAGTTGAAAATGGCGAAATCCGTAAAGGGGACAGAGTAAAATTCGTAGCGACTGGCAAAGAGTATTTTGCGGATGAGATCGGTACGTTGAAGCTCAATCAAGTGCCAAAAGAAGTCATCAAGACAGGGGATGTAGGCTATATTATTTCTGGTATCAAGGAAGCTCGTGAGGTGAAAGTAGGGGATACCATTACCCATAAAGACCGCCCTTGCGGTGCGGCTATCCAAGGATTTGAAGAGGTGAAACCAATGGTCTTTGCTGGTATCTATCCTGTGGATACAGAAGACTACGAGGAATTGCGTGAATCCATGCACCGTCTGCAACTGAATGATGCTTCTTTGGTATTCGAACCGGAATCTTCAGCAGCTTTAGGTTTTGGTTTCCGTTGTGGTTTCTTGGGTATGCTCCACATGGAGATTATTCAGGAGCGCTTGGAAAGAGAGTTTGATATGACGGTAATTACTACCGTGCCCAACGTATCTTATAAAGCCTATATGACAAAGGATAAGGAAGAAGTGATCGTACACAATCCTTCAGACTTGCCTGATCCAAGTAAATTGGATTCAATTGAAGAACCTTATATCAAAGCAAATATTATTACGAAATCGGATTTCGTGGGGCCGATCATGTCTTTGTGTATTCAAAAACGTGGTACAATCATGAATCAGCATTACCTGACTTCGGATCGTGTGGAGTTGGTTTTTGAAATGCCAATGGGCGAGATTGTATTTGACTTCTATGACAAGTTGAAAACTATTTCCAAAGGTTACGCTTCATTTGACTATCATCAGATCGGTTACCGTACTTCGGATCTGGTTAAATTGGATATCCGATTGAACGATGAACCTGTGGATGCCTTGTCTTCCTTGATTCACCGTAGCAATGCCTACGATTTTGGTAAGAAAATCTGTGAGAAACTGAAAGAACTTCTACCTCGCCAGCAATTTGAGATCCGTATCCAGGCTTCTATCGGGGCGAAGATCATCGCACGTGAAACGATCTCCGCTTTGCGTAAGGATGTAACCGCCAAATGTTATGGTGGTGATATCTCACGTAAACGTAAATTGTTGGAAAAACAGAAAAAAGGTAAAAAACGCATGCGTCAGGTTGGGAACGTAGAAATTCCGCAATCTGCATTTATGGCGGTATTGAAATTGGATTAA
- a CDS encoding DUF1543 domain-containing protein: MESTNIDENNLDIPYSLSKTDYLHMKLFMILIGCKPKNRRTEQHDIFFGIGNELKDFIEPIKDFWPDADGKIHIDAYRVVNKIGEYEIKVVEKNNSMVPDTELKLFFVNLGGYKPNEFDEFHYKELIVAPNLAKATEKAKRTVFWKHHSTAHIDDKYGLDVDDIYEIEDLLLDADKVKYHIQIVPKTGLKEDVVANGYFKLSAL; encoded by the coding sequence TTGGAAAGCACAAACATTGATGAAAATAACCTGGATATTCCATATAGCCTTTCAAAGACAGATTATTTGCATATGAAATTATTTATGATTTTGATCGGTTGTAAACCGAAAAATAGGCGTACAGAACAGCATGATATCTTTTTTGGAATCGGTAATGAACTGAAGGATTTTATAGAGCCAATTAAAGATTTCTGGCCTGATGCCGATGGTAAAATTCATATTGATGCTTACCGAGTGGTTAATAAGATCGGAGAGTATGAAATTAAGGTGGTAGAAAAAAATAATTCTATGGTGCCGGATACTGAGTTAAAATTATTTTTTGTCAACCTGGGAGGTTATAAGCCGAATGAGTTTGATGAATTTCATTACAAGGAACTGATTGTTGCCCCCAATTTGGCTAAAGCAACAGAGAAGGCCAAGCGCACAGTTTTTTGGAAGCACCATAGTACAGCTCACATTGATGATAAATATGGGTTGGATGTGGATGATATTTATGAAATAGAAGATCTGTTGCTTGATGCGGATAAAGTAAAATATCATATTCAGATTGTTCCCAAAACCGGGTTGAAAGAAGATGTAGTTGCAAATGGCTATTTTAAGTTGAGCGCATTATAG